Proteins encoded by one window of Coregonus clupeaformis isolate EN_2021a unplaced genomic scaffold, ASM2061545v1 scaf2041, whole genome shotgun sequence:
- the LOC123488196 gene encoding neuromedin-U receptor 1-like, producing the protein MTSRYNCSFADSWDCPQEGMCGNLTSDLNGSAGLVDACLTQEEYLEKYLGPLRSSVFLPVCLTYLIIFLVGALGNLLTCIVIARNKVMRVPTNYYLFSLAVSDLLVLLLGMPLELYEMWQNYPFLLGKSGCYFKVFLFETVCFASILNVTALSVERYIAVVHPLRAKYLVTHTHAKRVIMTVWGISMLCAVPNTSLHGIFTLQSAAGGTTWKEIPESAICTLVKPRWMYNLTIQVTTLLFFMLPMLTISVLYLLIGLQLKCEKMLLVMEAETGLACNSYCNVRSQQQKARRCQVTKMLCEYCCYRFHSLPQPLPPPA; encoded by the coding sequence ATGACATCCAGGTACAACTGCTCCTTCGCTGACAGCTGGGACTGCCCACAGGAGGGGATGTGTGGcaacctgacctctgacctgaacGGCAGCGCAGGGCTGGTAGATGCATGCCTGACCCAGGAGGAGTACCTAGAGAAGTACCTGGGCCCTCTGCGCTCCTCCGTCTTCCTCCCAGTCTGCCTCACCTACCTGATCATCTTCCTTGTGGGCGCGCTTGGCAACTTGCTAACCTGCATCGTCATTGCTCGCAATAAGGTGATGCGCGTGCCCACCAACTACTACCTGTTCAGCCTTGCCGTGTCTGAcctgctggtgctgctgctggGCATGCCTCTGGAGCTCTACGAGATGTGGCAGAACTACCCCTTCCTCCTGGGCAAGAGCGGCTGCTACTTTAAGGTTTTCCTATTCGAGACGGTCTGCTTCGCCTCCATCCTCAATGTGACGGCGCTCAGCGTGGAACGCTACATCGCTGTGGTGCACCCCCTGCGCGCCAAGTacctggtgacacacacacacgccaaacGGGTCATTATGACCGTGTGGGGGATCTCGATGCTATGTGCCGTGCCCAACACCAGCCTGCACGGCATCTTTACCCTGCAGTCGGCAGCAGGGGGCACCACCTGGAAGGAAATCCCAGAGTCAGCCATCTGTACGCTGGTCAAGCCCCGCTGGATGTACAACTTGACCATCCAGGTGACCACCTTGCTTTTCTTTATGCTTCCCATGTTGACCATCAGCGTTCTCTACCTGCTCATCGGCCTGCAGCTCAAATGTGAGAAGATGCTCCTGGTGATGGAGGCTGAGACAGGCCTGGCGTGCAACAGCTACTGCAACGTCCGCAGCCAGCAGCAGAAAGCCCGGCGTTGCCAGGTCACCAAGATGCTGTGTGAGTATTGCTGCTATCGCTTCCACTCCCTCCCCCAGCCACTCCCTCCCCCAGCCTAA